ATTGAAATATACTTGCCAGCTAAAAAGGAAGCAGGAAAAGTGTTATCTGGGGAATTAAATGATCAAGTAAAAGAACTCGTTCACCTTCTTCATACAGAAGCAAAAGTAGTTTAATTGTAAATGCACGAATTCACTCAGAATAGCCAAAAATGATTTGCAGGAGGGGTAAAGGAATGACTAGAAAAGTATTAGTATTAGGGGAAACGCGTGACGGTTCTTTACGTAATGTTTCATTCGAAGCAATTGCTGCAGCGAAAACTGTAGCTGAAGGCGGAGAAGTAGTTGGTGTTTTAATCGGTGAAAATGTTAGCGCTTTAGGAGCGGAGTTAGTACAATACGGTGCCGACCGCGTTGTTGTTGTGGAGGATGCAAAGTTAAAGCAATATACATCCGATGGTTTTGCACAAGCATTACTTGCTGTACTTGAAAAAGAAAGCCCAGAAGGTTTAGTTTTCGGACATACTTCACTAGGAAAGGACCTGTCCCCAAGAATTGCAGCTAAGCTTGCATCCGGCTTAATTTCAGACGCAATTGCTGTTGAAGTTGCTGGTGGAAATGTTGTCTTCACAAGACCAATCTATTCTGGTAAGGCGTTTGAAAAGAAAATTGTGACGGACGGGTTGATTTTTGCAACGGTAAGACCAAATAACATTGCACCTCTTGCCAAGGATGAAAGCAGAACAGGAGAGGTGGCCGCATTATCGGTTGAAATTAAAGATCTTCGTGCAATTATCAAAGAAGTCGTTAGAAAAGCGAGTGAAGGCGTAGATTTAAGTGAAGCCAAAGTGGTAATCTCCGGCGGACGCGGTGTCAAGAGTGCAGAAGGCTTCGAACCACTTAAAGAATTAGCGAATGTACTAGGCGGCGCAGTTGGTGCATCCCGTGGTGCATGTGACGCGGACTATTGTGACTACTCTTTACAAATCGGCCAAACTGGAAAAGTTGTAACACCAGATCTATACATTGCTTGCGGAATTTCTGGAGCAATCCAGCACTTAGCAGGGATGTCTAACTCTAAAGTAATCGTGGCGATCAATAAAGACCCAGAGGCAAATATCTTTAAAGTAGCGGATTACGGGATTGTCGGGGATCTATTTGAAGTAGTACCACTTTTAACCGAAGAGTTTAAAAAACTTAAAGTTCACTCATAATATATAGGGCGGGCAGTGGCAAACTGTTCGCCTTATTACATTTAATAAGCCAGAATATGAAACGTTTTTTAGGGAAAATTACATCCGAGACAGATTATTAGCATGATGGTTTAAACAATGCTATACTTTCGATAGAAATTAGTATTTATTTAGGAGGCATAAACAAATGGCTATTTCAAATGTAACCGATGCAAATTTCTCTGCTGAAACAGGCTCTGGTCTAGTTCTTGCAGATTTCTGGGCTCCATGGTGTGGACCTTGTAAAATGATCGCTCCTGTTCTTGAGGAACTTGATTCAGAAATGGGCGACAAAGTGAAAATCGTTAAATTAGATGTAGACGATAACCAAGAAACTGCTGCTAAATACGGCGTTATGAGTATCCCTACATTACTTGTTTTCAAAAATGGCGAAGTAGTTGACAAAGTAGTCGGCTTCCAGCCAAAAGACGCTTTAGCAGGTGTGTTAGAAAAGCACGTTTAAAGCATAGATAACCTTAGCTAGGATATTTCTAGCTAAGGTTTTTTATTTGCGGGGCTGTGTTTAATTGGTCTGTTGATTTGCGCTCCAGGCACTTCGCTTTCCGCGGGCGGTCCGGGGAGCCTCCTCGGCGCCTTAGCGCCTGTGGGGTCTCCCCAGCCCCGTTCTCCCGCAGGAGTCTTCGTGCCTTCCGCGCAAATCAACAGAGTGCAGATAATAATTTTAGCTTTAACACAGCCATTGGAAATAGAATCAGGCTTTTCTTTATCAACTTTTTCCTTTAAAATTTTAGGGAAGATATATAAAAGACGGGGAGGAGCAGCTAGTATGAATGAGACTATCAAACAAAAATTAACACTGCTGCCTGATCAGCCTGGCTGCTACTTGATGAAGGACCGTCAGGGAACGATCATTTACGTGGGGAAAGCAAAAGTACTAAAAAATCGTGTACGGTCCTATTTTACCGGGTCGCATGATGGTAAAACTCTAAGGCTCGTCAACGAGATTGAGGACTTTGAATATATTGTCACCTCATCCAATATCGAAGCATTGTTACTCGAATTAAA
This genomic stretch from Neobacillus niacini harbors:
- a CDS encoding electron transfer flavoprotein subunit alpha/FixB family protein; amino-acid sequence: MTRKVLVLGETRDGSLRNVSFEAIAAAKTVAEGGEVVGVLIGENVSALGAELVQYGADRVVVVEDAKLKQYTSDGFAQALLAVLEKESPEGLVFGHTSLGKDLSPRIAAKLASGLISDAIAVEVAGGNVVFTRPIYSGKAFEKKIVTDGLIFATVRPNNIAPLAKDESRTGEVAALSVEIKDLRAIIKEVVRKASEGVDLSEAKVVISGGRGVKSAEGFEPLKELANVLGGAVGASRGACDADYCDYSLQIGQTGKVVTPDLYIACGISGAIQHLAGMSNSKVIVAINKDPEANIFKVADYGIVGDLFEVVPLLTEEFKKLKVHS
- the trxA gene encoding thioredoxin → MAISNVTDANFSAETGSGLVLADFWAPWCGPCKMIAPVLEELDSEMGDKVKIVKLDVDDNQETAAKYGVMSIPTLLVFKNGEVVDKVVGFQPKDALAGVLEKHV